A genomic window from Streptomyces broussonetiae includes:
- a CDS encoding bifunctional albaflavenone monooxygenase/terpene synthase has product MTLDSVEPVTTEAAELREPPLAGGAVPVLGHGLKLVRDPLAFMSGLRNHGDVVRLKLGPKTVYAVTTPALTGALALSPDFKIDGPLWESLEGLLGKEGVATANGPRHRRQRRTIQPAFRLDAIPGYGPIMEEEAHRLTERWKPGETVDCTSESFRVAVRIAARCLLRGEYMDERAERLSADLATVFRGMYRRMVVPLGPLYRLPFPANREFNRALADLHLLVDEIVAERRASGQKPDDLLTALLEAKDDNGDPIGEQEIHDQVVAIVTPGSETVASTIMWLLQVLAAHPEHAEKVRTEVESVTGGRPVAFEHVRALTHTNNVVVEAMRLRPAVWILTRRAVTETSLGGYRIPAGADIVYSPYAIQRDARSYDRNLDFDPDRWLPERAKQVPKHAMSPFSTGNRKCPSDHFSMTQLTLITAAISAKYRFEQVTGSNDSTRVGITLRPHDLLLRPMPW; this is encoded by the coding sequence ATGACCCTCGACTCTGTGGAGCCCGTGACCACCGAGGCGGCCGAGCTGCGCGAGCCGCCGCTGGCCGGCGGTGCCGTGCCGGTCCTCGGGCACGGCCTGAAGCTCGTCCGCGACCCGCTCGCCTTCATGTCGGGCCTGCGGAACCACGGTGACGTCGTACGCCTGAAACTGGGCCCCAAGACGGTGTACGCCGTCACCACGCCGGCGCTCACCGGTGCGCTCGCGCTCAGCCCCGACTTCAAGATCGACGGCCCGCTGTGGGAGTCCCTCGAGGGGCTGCTCGGCAAGGAGGGCGTGGCCACCGCCAACGGTCCCCGGCACCGCCGCCAGCGACGCACCATACAGCCCGCGTTCCGGCTCGACGCCATCCCCGGCTACGGGCCGATCATGGAGGAGGAGGCGCATCGGCTCACCGAGCGCTGGAAACCCGGTGAGACCGTCGACTGCACCTCGGAGTCCTTCCGGGTCGCCGTGCGCATCGCCGCCCGCTGCCTGCTGCGCGGCGAGTACATGGACGAGCGTGCCGAGCGGTTGAGCGCGGACCTCGCCACGGTCTTCCGCGGCATGTACCGCCGGATGGTCGTCCCGCTCGGACCGCTGTACCGACTGCCGTTTCCGGCCAACCGCGAATTCAACCGGGCCCTGGCCGATTTGCATCTCCTGGTCGACGAGATCGTGGCCGAGCGGAGGGCATCTGGTCAAAAGCCGGACGATTTGCTGACGGCATTGCTGGAAGCGAAGGACGACAATGGCGACCCCATCGGGGAACAGGAGATCCACGATCAGGTCGTCGCGATAGTCACCCCGGGCAGCGAAACGGTGGCCTCCACGATCATGTGGCTGCTCCAAGTCCTTGCCGCGCACCCGGAACACGCGGAGAAGGTACGGACCGAGGTCGAATCCGTGACCGGTGGTCGACCCGTCGCATTCGAGCACGTCCGCGCACTCACCCACACCAACAATGTCGTCGTCGAGGCCATGCGGCTCAGGCCGGCCGTATGGATATTGACGCGGCGCGCGGTGACCGAAACCTCACTCGGCGGCTATCGCATTCCGGCCGGGGCGGACATCGTCTACAGCCCGTACGCCATCCAGCGCGACGCCCGCTCCTACGACCGCAACCTCGACTTCGACCCCGACCGGTGGCTTCCGGAGCGGGCCAAGCAGGTGCCCAAGCACGCCATGAGCCCCTTCAGCACGGGCAACCGCAAGTGCCCCAGCGACCACTTCTCCATGACCCAGCTGACCCTGATCACCGCGGCGATCTCGGCGAAGTACCGCTTCGAGCAGGTCACCGGGTCCAACGACAGCACCCGGGTGGGCATCACGCTGCGCCCGCACGACCTGCTGCTGCGACCGATGCCCTGGTGA